A window of Argopecten irradians isolate NY unplaced genomic scaffold, Ai_NY scaffold_0216, whole genome shotgun sequence contains these coding sequences:
- the LOC138312126 gene encoding chymotrypsin-like elastase family member 1: MQKDSLRTYNIEHTNIDPHPDYDDVKYPNDLSIIKLDRCVKFNKYITTIPQLADDGMDFINKPCYVTGWGVYDRNVFRLADILQEAKVPVITNAQCQPGILKNITITEDMICTEDNIRGGCFSDSGGPLQCLINQKWVHVGTVSWGNPSCNGLTVYARTSYFRDWILWTMEKISKSN; this comes from the exons ATGCAGAAAGATTCACTCCGTACATATAACATAGAACACACCAACATTGACCCA CATCCTGACTATGACGATGTTAAATACCCAAACGACCTGTCAATCATAAAGCTAGATAGATGTGTCAAGTTCAATAAATACATCACAACGATACCACAGCTGGCAGACGACGGTATGGACTTCATCAACAAACCCTGCTACGTCACTGGCTGGGGAGTGTACGACCGAA ATGTGTTTAGACTAGCAGACATTCTACAAGAAGCAAAAGTACCCGTGATTACAAACGCACAGTGCCAGCCTGGcattttaaaaaacattacCATTACAGAAGATATGATTTGTACTGAAGATAACATAAGGGGAGGATGTTTT AGTGACAGTGGTGGTCCTCTCCAGTGCCTTATTAACCAGAAGTGGGTACACGTGGGAACTGTATCCTGGGGCAATCCTAGCTGTAATGGCCTTACCGTCTATGCGAGGACATCCTACTTCAGAGACTGGATCTTATGGACCATGGAGaagatatcaaaatccaattAG